The Solanum pennellii chromosome 7, SPENNV200 DNA segment tttagtcaATGTTAGAGATCCTATGCTTATAGATCTACACCGACTAATTATTTAGTCAAATAttagatttgatttttcttccttctttttttttttttgttattttgaataaaatcaTCCCTAAATTCTCGTGTCAACTTGGGGTTGACAAACCCTAGtggtcttttatttatttatcatatctattttcttttctaaagaaaaaagaaaaaaatactaatacctttatttatttattttttaaaaaatatagaaagttattgactttttttttaaaaaaagttttagaCCTTTTATTACTAGCCAAACTCATCTAATAGAGTGGTTGATTACTAAACAAAATAATCTAAGTTAAtgtactaaaatttaaaaaaatatgtttacaCGACTAGGTTATTTACAGTTTCATATGTAATGTATAatttacatatacaaagagaTAAACCTAGGGCAGCTTATATTAGACAGATTGGATAGATAATTATGCTTAATAATTTGATTTATCGATATCgacttttaaatatattgattCACTAGCCAATGAATAAGTTATCAGTtgatttaatatcaaattagtAATTAATGGTGATGTATTAACTCAATCATTTTGTGCTTCCTTCttttattgttaattataataattttttaacggACGATTTATCGTTAACTATAACATGTTAACCCAATACAGTTACGATTTGAAAGATAAACTTCTACTAGTAATATTAATTAGTAAGGTAAATAACGGATTGTTTAatgatttatataaaaaaaattatattatcttacaaattgaattaaaaagagACGAAATATTTAGCTATtaagaatataaaacttttgaTTTAGTCATATTTTGATCACTTTTGTACTATATTTGTACGTTATTTAAAGTTTCTCTTCTCtgataaaaaaaggaaatttatttagAAGAGAGTCAATGGGGACCAGCTAATGCTccaatttttaatataataagttAGCTCAATTTTAAGATGAATATTTTTATGGAAAAGTTCTGATATATCtcttaactttgtcatttaaaGCCAATATATctctcgttataaaagtggctcatatatgccttTACCGTTATataaacggctcacatatacccctgccgttacaaaatggctcacatatatctttatttaacgggagttaaaaaattagttttaaatttatatttattacttctaatttcttaaaaaaaattatttagggatatatatgattcttctatcaaagttcaaggtatatattaattttctttatccataaattattttttgacttcttttattgtaattatttgagtttcttattcttgttttgttttttttctttcattccttagtttaagaaaaaaaaattaaactattttttttgtgtgtattgtaatttaattttgtattcgaagaaaaaatttggtcatctacaataagttttacaagaatattagtgaaacataaataaatttgattatcaaaataataattataaattagtcactgaaacaataaaaagtcaaaaaaaatatgtttgacgaggattaaatttaatcatatgtgattatattttttttttaaaaaaaataaaaatttagattaaaattataattttttcattttcgttagaggaaaagggtatatgtgaaccatttgtttacaagtaaggtatatatgagccattttcataacaaggggtatattaactctaaatgataaagttgaggggtatatcaaacCCTTTTCCTATAttcttatttgaattttaaattttggttaGAGTTTATTTGgtgatatattttgatttttggaaTTTTCATTACGCATACCTTTTCCAAATTAAAGTATCTAAAATCCGCTTATTTAATTTCACtaataattcacaaataaacgAATCTTTCTTTTTAGTATCTAGcgtcaaatataaatttttctttttcctaaatGACTATACTATTATTGCTATCATTTAATAATTTCACTTTACCTCCTCAAACTTCAAAACAAGAGACAAAATACCTAAAAATATTGTGTATATAAACAATGTCACTTTATTATGCATTTTTTTGCAAAGTTGAAACTATACTTTCCTTAATTCTTTCAtctttgctttttttttcttcataaaaataaaataaaattctgtTACTAGATTCCTGAACTTGCTTCATCCTAGTGCTAACATATTCTCGTTAGTGTTTAACTTTTATGTAATAatagtatataaaaaaatttattcaataaagaaaaataaaaataacttcaagtaagtaagtaacctatctataaaaagtaaaatccgtaaaattaataaaacaagaCAAGTTATCTGATATGACATACTAAAATACAATGTCGATATGGATTTTTCCTATATTGCTATATATTTATGGTGTTTTCACAAACAAATAATCGTGCAATTATATACACGTTTTCTTGTAGAAATCAGGTATATAAGGTGGTCCTCCAACCTTATAAACTCAAACAATATACGATTTTTGAGAGCGATAGAAATTATTGATCTTTGAATATAAAAAAGCTACAAACATCTTTTATTagataataaagaaaaataaaacattttttatattaaaaagaaacataaaataaataaaaaaattatgagttatttttaaatattttataaaataaaaatttatagaatGACTCGACTAGCTTCATATTTGATGTTGAACGTTTCAATGGACTTTAGTGTAGTCATCATTACTGTCTTAATCATGATTTTTGGTGCCATTATACACGTGGATGCATTTGATTGATCCTTTGCCATCGAAATTAATACTAAtacttaattattcattaaaaataagcAATAATGtagaatatttatttggaaACACTGACTAAACTATTGTCAATTGTACAGTAGATTGTCTTTACACTTTGTAAGAACCAACGAGGAACAAACACATTTCACAAACATAATATTTccatcaattttataattttaaattccaATTCAAAAACTCCACttgttagtattattttttttaggtttcGATAACACGTCTTTCAACTTGTACCTTGGTAGGCTAGTGTCATTGCGTTTTGGTCGTTAATTAAACTTAATGTTGCGTTGTTTATAAGATTTCTCCATAGACTTTAACCTCTATGTATAGTGTATGTATAGTTATTTGTCAACTAATATATCTGTGTCTTTTATCTTTGAGTATACATAAATAgatacttaaatttatataaaattaaacaagatATATGCGTTCATtgtaacataatatatattaagcaCCACATAAGATACAAATTGTCAAGTAGGATGCACGAatctacttattcaattttatacaaatttaaagaaTCGTTTGATTGGGAACAAATTATCTCATGATTCATTATCATTGACTTAGTTATCCTGGAATAACTTATCCCATCAGTCCATCACTATGGTAATGGTGAGATAAGTTATTCCAAACCtaccaaccaaacatgacaataaaattttatctgaggactatttttttttatctcaagaCTATTTATTCTTATCTCTCACACCAAATGACCCCTAAGTCTCTAGTTATGCACCTCAAAAATTGAACGGCATAGATCATAGTTGAGACGGAGTTCAATGACACGTCTATGTATTATgctttatataaaaaatagtgaTGTCAAAACATCAAAATCTCTCGCAAGACTAAAATGGTTTGTCGTGTAGTGATGCGACTTTTTCACTTTTAACTAGAGGTCTTGAATTGAGTCTGACGTGAAGAAAATTCTTTTGGAGTGTCACCCTCAAATGTGAATCCTGAAATAGGCGATCTAAATTTAATCGGGATTCTAATAAGATATTTGAGGAACAATGGTGGGAAACCAAAAGGTAAAAAGAAATTCTCCCACCAATATCCTACCTTCCCTTTCTCCTCTTCTTGACTTGCTATATATTCTCTACTTTCCTTGttgttcatcttcttcttcctcagtTCCCATAATGTTGCCATCTGAAAATTCTTCCCCTAGGAAGACATTCAAGAAACTTAGAAACTCCTTCCATTTGATCAAATCCCAAGTTGGATTTCATCATTGTAAATGGTTTTTCCTCATCATTCTCATTCAAGTCACCTTCATTCTATTCCTTGCCGGAACTTCCCCTCCCGCCATTCCCCTCCGACACCAGCACCATCACCAGCACCCGCACTTCCAAATCTCGAAACCTCAAAAACAGAGCATTCACCAGCAGAAACAGAGCAATGACCAAGTCCAAATCTCGAAACCTCAAAAAAAGAGCAAGGACCAACTTCAAATCTCGCAAGAttcaaaaccccaaaacaaaCATCAGAAACAGAGCAATAGAGATCAGCAGACAGTAAAGTTAGTACAGGATGAGTGTGAATCCGGGAGAGTTTATGTATACGATCTTCCAACAAAGTTCAATAAAGATCTTATAAACAACTGTCATGATTTAGACCCATGGAGTTCTCGATGCAACGCGGTTTCAAATGGCGGTCTTGGACCAAAAGCAACTGGGCTCGACTCAATCGTACCGGAGAATCTCCGGTCAGCTTGGTACTGGACAGACATGTACTCCGCTGAAGTGATTTATCATGAAAGAATTTTGAATTACAAATGCAGAACATTAAACCCCCAAAATGCTACTGCATTTTACATCCCCTTTTACGCCGGACTTGCAATTGGTAAGATATTATGGTTCACCACAGCGAAAGAACGAGATCGCCCTAGTGAATTGATGCTAGAATGGGTTAAAGATCAACCTTACTGGAATCAAAATCAAGGGTCAGATCATTTCTTAATGCTCGGTAGATTAACATGGGCATTTCGAAGAAAAACCGATGATGATTCCGATTGGGGCACTAGTTTTCTCCGGATGCCATTAATGAAAAACGTTCTCCGTTTATCTGTTGAAAAGAATCCATGGGATGATTTAGAGGTAAGTGTTCCTTATCCTACAGCTTTTCACCCTGAATTCGAAGCAGAGATCAAACAATGGCAAGATCTCGTGAGGTCACGTAATCGTTCTAGCCATTTCTGCTTCGTGGGAGCTGTTCGGAAGAAGATCAAGAATGATTTCAGAGAAGTACTGATGAATTACTGCAAGAACGAGACGGGTTCTTGCAAGATAGTTGATTGCTCCGTCGCGCATTGTTATGACGGAGCACCAGCAATTCTTGAAGCATTTTTGGATTCAGACTTCTGTTTACAACCAAAAGGGGATGGATTTACAAGAAGATCGATGTTCGATTGCATGATGGCAGGTTCAATACCTGTGTATTTTTGGGAAGGAAGTTTTAAAACTCAATATGAATGGCATTTGCCTTCGCCATCGGAGGATTATTCAGTATACATGGATCATACTCAAGTTAGGAATGATACTAACATTATTAGAAAAGTACTCGATAAGTTCACCAAAGATGACGTGAGAAAAATGAGAGAGATTTTGATTGATGCTATGCCTAAGTATTTATATGCAAGGTCTAATCAAGGATTAGGGAGTAGTAATGACGCTTTTGATATTGCTATGGATGAAGTTTTGAAGAGATTCAAGCAACAAACGGAACAAAAACTATAGAATAAAGGTACATTATTACTAAACACGAATTGCAACCCCTCATTCTTTGactctttaaattatttttttgttttctttatcatAAATCAATAAGAAATTGCAGTATTAGTAGTAAAAATTTTCATCATTCATATAATCCTTTTACATgtaaattttcatcatttatatAAATGTTATACATGATACTTTGTTTAGTGTTTTTGTAATAGTAGTAGTAGCAATGTAGAATTCATTTTGGAGATCTAAGAAATGTTGTCTTTGAGTAGAGACTATGAGCAAAAAAGCATAATGAAAAGTCATGTTCTGCTCGTGGGGACGAAATTGCGGAAAAGTGAGGTTATTAGTGCTCACTTTCGTTTTAAAAGtcaaacttaatttttaattgacaCTCAATAGAAGGAATTCTTAACCTTTAAACAGCGAGACAGATTTAACGCTATGCTTTTTCCTTAGTGTCTCCCTCTAGGCGGGACTCATAATCAAAAGGACGCACAGAGTGAAGTTGTCACAATGAACTAAggtcttttcatttcattatatataaagGTTGCCAAAATATTACATGTGCTAGTTGATGGAGATGACAACTATTATAGCAAATATATCTAGTGTCActcttataatatatataataatataaataacaatGACAACAAGGATGGCTTTGAAATAGCAATTAAGTAAAGCCTTTTGTTTTTGGTGAAATTAAGTAACGGCTTGGTTTGCTCCTATTGTGGAAGGGGTTTATGTCTAAAATATGGAATTCTTTTGGGTACATATTATGCTTAATTTAGTGCTTGTTGACAAATAATCAAGTGATAATTACATTATAAATGAGTTGAAAATTTTAGCTAATAGAATATAGGTAGGATTATAGGTGTCAAGTGGTCTTACTATATTAGTAGCTCCTATATAAAGATACTGGTGTCAACTAATTAAAGTGgtccttaattaaataaattaattacagaTTTTAGTGgtaatttgaaatttatcaCGTC contains these protein-coding regions:
- the LOC107024621 gene encoding xyloglucan galactosyltransferase XLT2-like; its protein translation is MVGNQKVKRNSPTNILPSLSPLLDLLYILYFPCCSSSSSSVPIMLPSENSSPRKTFKKLRNSFHLIKSQVGFHHCKWFFLIILIQVTFILFLAGTSPPAIPLRHQHHHQHPHFQISKPQKQSIHQQKQSNDQVQISKPQKKSKDQLQISQDSKPQNKHQKQSNRDQQTVKLVQDECESGRVYVYDLPTKFNKDLINNCHDLDPWSSRCNAVSNGGLGPKATGLDSIVPENLRSAWYWTDMYSAEVIYHERILNYKCRTLNPQNATAFYIPFYAGLAIGKILWFTTAKERDRPSELMLEWVKDQPYWNQNQGSDHFLMLGRLTWAFRRKTDDDSDWGTSFLRMPLMKNVLRLSVEKNPWDDLEVSVPYPTAFHPEFEAEIKQWQDLVRSRNRSSHFCFVGAVRKKIKNDFREVLMNYCKNETGSCKIVDCSVAHCYDGAPAILEAFLDSDFCLQPKGDGFTRRSMFDCMMAGSIPVYFWEGSFKTQYEWHLPSPSEDYSVYMDHTQVRNDTNIIRKVLDKFTKDDVRKMREILIDAMPKYLYARSNQGLGSSNDAFDIAMDEVLKRFKQQTEQKL